A region of Firmicutes bacterium HGW-Firmicutes-1 DNA encodes the following proteins:
- a CDS encoding 2-hydroxyglutaryl-CoA dehydratase has product MIVTIPHYGNSYIGLKVLFDGLGIHYVIPPQSNQTALDIGVFHSPEEICQPFKLMLGNYIQSIEKGADTIIILATNGPCRFGEYANFQQRLLKKAGYDVGFIVLYTQDGKKALFEGIKKIGGHSSYNTFKKMKALLIALKAIILIDDIEAKLRYLSGYEKNQGECKRLLHSCYKDVLVTNSPQKAVSILKNYKNSLKSISLDLSKKPLKIAIIGEIYTISEPFSNKHIEDHLMDYGISISRSLTPSWWLKDSILKPFKLNSFSMHKAAKEYIYTCAGGYTRETVGKALIAHKEGYDGAIQIFPIGCTPEVIAKPILEKISTDKSFPILTLIVDEMTGEEGFMTRVEAFTDMLERRRERCII; this is encoded by the coding sequence ATGATTGTTACAATTCCGCATTATGGTAATTCCTATATAGGCTTAAAAGTGTTATTTGATGGTTTGGGCATTCATTATGTGATTCCTCCTCAATCAAATCAAACTGCTTTAGATATTGGTGTATTCCACTCTCCAGAAGAAATTTGCCAACCGTTTAAGCTTATGTTAGGAAATTATATACAAAGCATCGAAAAAGGTGCAGATACAATTATCATCTTAGCTACGAACGGACCCTGTAGATTCGGAGAGTATGCCAATTTTCAGCAACGGCTTCTTAAGAAGGCCGGTTACGATGTAGGGTTTATTGTTCTATACACACAAGATGGCAAAAAAGCATTATTTGAAGGGATAAAAAAAATAGGTGGGCATTCCTCCTATAACACTTTCAAAAAAATGAAAGCTTTGCTAATTGCCTTAAAAGCTATCATTCTAATAGATGATATTGAAGCCAAATTACGTTATTTATCAGGATATGAAAAAAACCAAGGAGAATGCAAACGATTGCTTCATTCATGCTATAAAGATGTACTAGTAACCAATTCTCCCCAAAAAGCTGTATCCATTTTAAAGAATTATAAAAACTCCTTGAAATCCATTTCTCTTGATCTGAGTAAAAAACCTCTTAAAATAGCTATTATCGGAGAGATTTATACCATTTCCGAACCTTTTTCTAATAAACATATCGAAGATCATTTGATGGATTATGGCATTAGTATTTCTAGAAGTCTAACACCCTCTTGGTGGTTGAAAGATAGCATATTAAAGCCTTTCAAACTAAATTCATTCTCTATGCATAAGGCTGCTAAAGAATATATTTATACATGTGCTGGTGGCTATACAAGAGAAACTGTAGGAAAGGCCCTAATAGCCCACAAGGAAGGCTATGATGGTGCTATTCAAATATTCCCTATTGGCTGTACGCCAGAAGTCATCGCCAAGCCAATACTTGAAAAAATATCTACTGATAAAAGCTTCCCAATTCTTACCTTGATTGTAGATGAAATGACTGGGGAGGAAGGCTTTATGACTAGAGTTGAAGCTTTTACTGATATGCTTGAAAGGAGACGTGAAAGATGTATTATTTAG
- a CDS encoding beta-galactosidase, whose product MSRVIKPFNMEWQFIPSFDIKYTEKEYLPDNFQIVSLPHTNQEIPYNYFDEKIYQFVSCYRKCFTITETNKDQSIYVDFEGVMTYAQVYINGIYLGEHKGGYTPFSFELTPHINYTEENILVVMVDSTERDDIPPFGFVIDYLTYGGIYREVNLRFVHPVHIENVFARTNQVLSPKKKVEATIIIQNNNMIPTSLTITAQLRSQEGSAIANTQKEITINSLQENHVLNFIDLENIKLWDIDTPVLYILKITLLQNGHLIDAFETKIGFRTATFTPNGFFLNGQPLKIRGLNRHQAFPYVGYAMPKRAQIKDADILKYELSLNTVRTSHYPQSKHFLDRCDEIGLLVFEEIPGWQHIGDENWKKVACENVREMIVRDFNHPSIIIWGVRINESSDDHDFFLETNKIAHELDDTRPTGGVRCIQGSELLEDVYTMNDFTLGDPSEQRVLRPQQEVTGLDHHVPYLVTEFNGHMYPTKRYDQEERLNEHALRHLSVHNAAALDPHKSGAIGWCAFDYNTHFDFGSGDRICYHGVMDMFRIPKYAAAFYKSQVSPKKMIVMDAVTRYSRGERAIGGVAPLTIFTNCDSIQLLTEDKLIGTYCPAKDRYPGVTYPPIIIDKLDSQWGMSFGDITLVGYVNHEERIRETYIKNPLPTTLFMEADDLVLRSAEIDTTRIVFKLLDQSNHELPYTDEIVTVSLNGPALLIGPSTFSLIGGCRGAWIKTTGEVGTITIHATCCNLNANIVINVVK is encoded by the coding sequence ATGTCAAGAGTAATAAAACCTTTTAATATGGAGTGGCAATTTATACCGTCTTTTGATATCAAGTATACAGAAAAAGAGTATTTGCCTGATAACTTTCAAATTGTTTCACTCCCCCATACGAATCAAGAAATACCCTATAACTATTTCGATGAAAAAATCTATCAATTTGTTTCCTGTTATCGAAAGTGTTTTACAATAACTGAAACCAACAAAGATCAATCTATTTATGTTGATTTTGAAGGTGTCATGACATATGCCCAAGTATATATAAATGGCATTTATTTAGGTGAGCACAAAGGTGGTTATACACCCTTTTCCTTTGAATTAACTCCCCATATAAATTACACTGAGGAAAACATCTTGGTTGTAATGGTAGATTCTACCGAACGAGATGATATCCCTCCCTTTGGTTTTGTAATTGACTATTTAACCTATGGTGGTATCTATAGAGAGGTTAATCTTCGCTTTGTTCATCCCGTACACATAGAGAATGTATTCGCAAGAACAAACCAAGTTTTATCTCCTAAAAAGAAGGTTGAAGCAACCATTATCATACAAAACAATAATATGATTCCTACTTCTCTCACCATTACTGCTCAACTACGATCACAAGAGGGTAGTGCAATAGCTAACACACAAAAAGAAATAACTATAAATAGTCTACAAGAAAACCACGTCCTTAACTTCATTGATTTAGAAAATATAAAGCTTTGGGATATCGATACTCCCGTTTTGTACATACTTAAGATTACTCTTTTACAAAATGGACACTTAATAGATGCCTTTGAAACGAAGATTGGATTTAGAACAGCTACTTTCACTCCTAACGGTTTCTTCCTCAACGGGCAACCCCTTAAAATAAGAGGACTCAATAGACATCAAGCATTTCCATATGTGGGCTATGCTATGCCAAAACGCGCTCAAATAAAGGATGCTGATATACTCAAATATGAGCTTAGTTTAAATACAGTTAGAACCTCTCATTATCCTCAATCCAAACATTTCCTTGATAGATGTGATGAAATAGGCCTCTTGGTATTTGAAGAAATCCCTGGTTGGCAACACATTGGAGATGAAAATTGGAAAAAGGTTGCTTGTGAAAATGTGCGAGAAATGATTGTTAGAGATTTTAATCATCCATCAATTATTATTTGGGGTGTTCGTATTAATGAATCTTCCGATGATCATGATTTCTTTCTTGAAACGAACAAAATAGCACATGAATTAGATGACACAAGACCAACAGGTGGTGTTAGATGTATTCAAGGTAGTGAATTATTAGAAGATGTGTACACTATGAATGATTTCACTCTTGGAGACCCTAGCGAACAACGTGTTTTGCGACCTCAACAAGAGGTGACAGGATTAGATCATCATGTGCCTTACTTGGTAACCGAATTTAATGGACATATGTATCCAACAAAGCGTTACGACCAAGAAGAACGGTTAAATGAACACGCCTTAAGACACTTATCCGTACATAATGCAGCAGCTCTTGATCCTCATAAGAGTGGTGCAATTGGTTGGTGCGCCTTTGATTACAATACACATTTTGATTTTGGTTCTGGTGATAGAATCTGTTATCACGGCGTAATGGACATGTTTAGAATTCCTAAATATGCAGCTGCATTTTACAAAAGCCAAGTAAGCCCTAAAAAAATGATTGTTATGGACGCAGTTACTCGTTATAGCAGAGGAGAAAGAGCTATAGGTGGCGTTGCCCCTTTGACTATTTTTACAAACTGTGACAGCATACAACTCTTAACTGAAGACAAACTTATTGGCACCTACTGCCCTGCTAAAGATCGTTACCCTGGAGTAACCTATCCACCTATTATCATCGATAAATTAGATAGTCAATGGGGCATGTCTTTTGGAGATATTACTCTTGTTGGCTATGTGAATCATGAAGAAAGAATCAGGGAAACCTATATCAAAAATCCACTCCCTACTACACTTTTCATGGAAGCAGATGACTTGGTTTTACGCTCTGCTGAAATAGATACGACAAGAATTGTCTTTAAACTATTGGATCAATCAAATCATGAATTACCATACACCGACGAAATTGTAACAGTGTCATTGAATGGTCCTGCTCTACTTATTGGCCCTTCCACTTTTTCACTCATTGGCGGTTGCAGAGGTGCATGGATCAAAACTACTGGTGAGGTGGGAACCATTACCATTCATGCCACCTGTTGCAATTTAAACGCAAATATAGTAATTAACGTTGTAAAATAA
- a CDS encoding 2-hydroxyglutaryl-CoA dehydratase, protein MKVGLPKGLLYYRYHPFFKTFFEEIGAELIISADTNKVVMDAGIRCCTSEACLPIKIFHGHVDSIKNQCDLMVVPRIMKITNNEYICPHLCSLPEMVVHSMHNLPQITYQSLYFNSQKQLYHWAKDVGKLITPKKSVVENAFYSAMVRQLNHKKRMNQTQYRFKILLLGHGYNIYDSYVNMNIIKKLNELDIGVISSDFFGDKILNNYIAMLPRKPFWYYYRQAYGSAAYLTQQKEIDGIIFISCFSCGIDAVISEAIREDMSNVPLLLVKLDEHSGDVGMDTRLEAFSDMLKRGKYDEKEKKNDCYNSALW, encoded by the coding sequence ATGAAAGTAGGTTTACCTAAAGGTCTCTTATACTATAGATACCATCCCTTTTTTAAAACTTTTTTTGAAGAAATAGGTGCAGAGCTAATTATATCAGCTGATACGAATAAAGTAGTAATGGATGCTGGAATTCGTTGCTGTACAAGCGAAGCCTGCTTACCTATTAAAATTTTTCATGGTCATGTTGATTCAATAAAAAATCAATGTGACCTTATGGTTGTGCCACGAATCATGAAGATTACAAACAACGAATATATATGTCCACATCTTTGTAGTCTTCCTGAGATGGTTGTTCATAGCATGCATAATTTACCCCAAATCACTTATCAATCCTTATATTTTAATTCTCAAAAACAATTATATCACTGGGCAAAGGATGTAGGTAAGCTCATTACGCCTAAAAAATCGGTTGTTGAAAATGCCTTTTATAGCGCTATGGTTCGTCAGCTAAACCATAAAAAAAGAATGAATCAAACTCAGTACCGCTTTAAAATTTTACTTCTTGGCCATGGATATAATATTTATGACTCTTATGTAAATATGAACATCATTAAAAAACTTAATGAATTAGATATTGGCGTCATTTCATCTGATTTTTTTGGTGATAAAATATTAAATAATTACATTGCCATGCTTCCACGAAAACCCTTTTGGTATTATTACAGACAAGCTTATGGAAGTGCTGCCTATTTAACCCAGCAGAAAGAAATTGATGGAATTATTTTCATTTCTTGTTTTAGCTGTGGAATAGATGCTGTTATTTCTGAAGCCATTAGAGAAGATATGTCAAATGTTCCCCTATTATTGGTTAAGCTTGATGAGCATTCTGGTGACGTTGGTATGGATACTAGATTAGAGGCTTTTTCAGATATGCTCAAGCGTGGTAAATATGATGAAAAGGAGAAAAAAAATGATTGTTACAATTCCGCATTATGGTAA
- the amrS gene encoding AmmeMemoRadiSam system radical SAM enzyme: protein MREALYYKTTNKQVECRLCPHNCMILENKVGRCKVRQNVDGKLYSLNYNQISSIQVDPIEKKPIMKWMPGSKILSIGSYGCNFHCGFCQNHSISLEMPETIQISPEEIVGKALSLGLPSIAYTYNEPTVFYEMMLETAQLAHEKGIKNVIVTNGFIHQEPLREILPFIDAMNIDLKANDDDAYSKLGGKTVENVIETIKLASRYCHVEVTILIVPQMNDDPNQFEQLLIRLHKAAPNIVLHLSRYFPRYQYDEPATDIKLMLEFKEIAQRYFNDVYLGNVR, encoded by the coding sequence ATGAGAGAAGCATTGTATTATAAAACGACCAATAAACAGGTTGAATGTAGATTGTGTCCTCACAATTGCATGATTCTAGAAAATAAAGTTGGACGCTGTAAAGTGAGACAAAATGTAGATGGAAAGTTATATAGCTTGAATTATAATCAAATTAGTAGTATCCAAGTCGATCCTATAGAAAAGAAACCAATCATGAAATGGATGCCAGGAAGCAAAATTCTTTCCATAGGTAGTTATGGTTGTAACTTTCATTGTGGATTTTGTCAGAATCATTCTATTAGCTTAGAAATGCCCGAAACAATACAGATATCACCAGAAGAAATTGTTGGAAAAGCCCTTTCCCTAGGGCTACCCTCCATTGCTTATACTTATAACGAACCTACTGTGTTTTATGAAATGATGTTGGAGACTGCTCAGTTAGCACATGAAAAGGGGATTAAAAACGTTATAGTAACGAATGGATTCATTCATCAAGAACCTTTAAGGGAAATATTACCGTTTATTGACGCTATGAATATAGATTTAAAAGCAAATGATGATGATGCATATTCTAAGCTTGGGGGTAAAACAGTAGAGAATGTTATTGAAACCATTAAATTAGCGAGCCGATATTGCCACGTAGAAGTAACAATATTAATTGTACCCCAAATGAATGATGATCCAAATCAATTTGAACAACTACTAATTAGGTTACACAAGGCAGCACCTAATATAGTATTGCATTTATCAAGATATTTTCCAAGGTATCAATATGATGAGCCGGCTACTGATATTAAACTTATGCTTGAGTTTAAGGAAATAGCGCAGAGATACTTTAACGATGTTTATTTAGGAAATGTGAGGTAA
- a CDS encoding 2-hydroxyglutaryl-CoA dehydratase, giving the protein MYYLGIDIGSVSTDFVILNKELEVVDHLYLSTKGLPMKAVQEGLKLLKGKYLDEAIKAVGTTGSGRKIIGTVVGADSVKNEITAHAVAALHINPYVKTILEIGGQDSKIIILKDGIVTDFAMNTVCAAGTGSFLDRQAHRLGIPIQDFGAYALKANHIVRIAGRCAVFAESDMIHKQQMGYDTPSIVKGLCDALVRNYLSNIAKGKEIVGPIFFQGGVAANIGIRKAFEEALAQEVIVPEHYNVMGAIGAAVLAKEEVERSKGVTQFKGFDLEAAHLSTRGFECEGCSNRCEVVAIEENGVIIGYYGDRCGKWLHKIKKTS; this is encoded by the coding sequence ATGTATTATTTAGGAATTGATATTGGATCTGTAAGTACGGATTTTGTTATTCTTAACAAAGAGCTTGAAGTGGTAGATCATCTGTACTTAAGTACTAAGGGGTTACCTATGAAAGCTGTTCAAGAGGGTTTAAAGCTATTAAAAGGAAAATACTTGGATGAGGCAATTAAAGCAGTAGGCACAACAGGTAGTGGACGAAAAATTATTGGTACTGTTGTAGGTGCTGATAGTGTTAAAAATGAAATTACTGCTCATGCTGTAGCTGCACTTCATATAAATCCATATGTGAAAACCATTTTAGAAATTGGTGGTCAAGACTCTAAAATCATCATTCTGAAGGATGGTATTGTTACTGATTTTGCAATGAATACAGTTTGTGCAGCTGGTACAGGCTCATTTTTAGATAGGCAGGCACATAGATTAGGAATTCCTATTCAAGACTTTGGAGCTTATGCACTGAAAGCAAATCATATTGTAAGAATTGCAGGTAGATGTGCTGTTTTTGCTGAGTCTGATATGATTCATAAGCAACAAATGGGTTATGATACTCCATCGATTGTGAAAGGGTTGTGTGATGCATTGGTTCGGAATTATTTGAGTAATATTGCCAAAGGGAAAGAAATCGTTGGGCCTATCTTTTTTCAAGGAGGGGTTGCTGCTAATATAGGGATTAGAAAGGCTTTTGAAGAAGCGTTAGCTCAAGAGGTTATCGTGCCGGAGCATTATAATGTTATGGGTGCAATTGGTGCGGCAGTTTTAGCCAAGGAAGAAGTGGAACGAAGCAAGGGGGTTACCCAATTTAAAGGGTTTGATTTAGAGGCTGCTCATTTGTCGACTCGAGGGTTTGAGTGTGAGGGATGTAGTAATCGGTGTGAGGTGGTTGCTATTGAGGAAAATGGGGTGATTATTGGGTATTATGGTGATCGTTGTGGGAAGTGGCTCCATAAAATCAAAAAGACATCATAG
- a CDS encoding magnesium chelatase: protein MEDVREMDIQNVKKIYDEVRNEVKKVIIEQDKMIEYAIISFFCGGHILIEGVPGLGKTLFIKALTDSMNMSSNRIQFTPDMMPADVVGTKIYNMQSQTFELRKGPIFANLILADEINRTPPKTQAGLLEAMQEESVSIDGVTMELPQPFMVMATQNPIEFEGTYSLPEALIDRFLFKIQIDYPSLGGEVELLKRMNDIHTRKLDSKNCGVQSVCREADILAVRNTISEIKLETSLYNYIVEIVRATRNHKVIEIGSSPRGGIAIMNAAKAYAAIQGREFVLPEDIKEVAIPALNHRIILIPEAELEGIRVQNVLTEILNTVKVPR from the coding sequence GTGGAGGATGTTAGAGAGATGGATATTCAAAATGTAAAAAAAATTTATGATGAAGTTCGAAATGAAGTGAAAAAGGTGATTATTGAGCAGGATAAAATGATTGAGTATGCGATTATATCTTTTTTTTGCGGAGGACACATATTAATAGAAGGTGTTCCAGGACTCGGTAAAACTCTCTTTATCAAAGCATTAACAGATAGTATGAATATGTCAAGCAATCGTATTCAATTTACACCAGATATGATGCCAGCAGACGTTGTAGGAACAAAAATATATAATATGCAATCACAGACTTTTGAGCTTAGAAAGGGTCCTATCTTTGCGAATTTAATTTTAGCGGATGAAATTAATAGAACACCCCCAAAAACACAAGCTGGTTTACTCGAAGCAATGCAAGAGGAATCTGTTTCAATTGATGGTGTTACCATGGAGCTACCGCAGCCTTTTATGGTCATGGCGACTCAAAATCCTATTGAATTTGAAGGAACTTACTCCTTACCAGAAGCACTTATTGATCGGTTTTTATTTAAAATTCAAATTGATTATCCATCCTTAGGTGGAGAAGTAGAGTTGTTAAAACGTATGAATGATATTCATACAAGAAAATTAGACTCGAAAAATTGTGGAGTACAGTCTGTATGTAGGGAAGCTGATATTTTAGCAGTTAGAAATACAATTTCTGAGATTAAGCTTGAGACCTCCTTGTATAATTATATTGTTGAAATTGTTAGAGCTACTAGAAATCATAAAGTAATTGAGATAGGTAGTAGTCCAAGAGGTGGAATTGCAATTATGAATGCAGCCAAAGCCTATGCTGCTATTCAAGGAAGAGAATTTGTGCTACCTGAGGACATTAAGGAAGTAGCAATACCTGCACTTAATCATCGTATCATTCTGATTCCAGAAGCTGAGCTTGAGGGAATTCGTGTACAAAATGTTCTTACAGAAATATTGAATACGGTCAAGGTGCCAAGATAG
- a CDS encoding branched chain amino acid aminotransferase: protein MLNIKVEKTTQPKQKPNDPDNLGFGQYFSDHMFEMTYTEGRGWHDPEIKPYQPIILDPSAMVFHYGQEMFEGLKAYKTEDGKVLLFRPEKNIERTNITNDRLCIPKVNEEDILQAIKAIVAIDQDWIPEAAGTSLYIRPFIIATDPYLGVRPSNTYKFLIIVGPVGAYYKEGINPVKIWVENEYVRAVKGGTGYAKTGGNYAASLKAQVKAKENGYTQVLWLDGIERKYIEEVGTMNVFFKINGEVITPSLEGSILPGITRNSVIELLRSWNITVIERKISIDEVYEAANVGTLEEVFGTGTAAVISPVGELNWDGKIFKVNEAKIGDLSQKVYDYITGIQTGKLEDTFNWVVEVK, encoded by the coding sequence ATGCTAAATATTAAAGTAGAAAAAACAACGCAACCAAAACAAAAGCCAAATGATCCTGATAATTTAGGGTTTGGACAATACTTTTCAGATCATATGTTTGAAATGACTTATACTGAAGGCAGAGGCTGGCATGATCCAGAAATCAAACCGTATCAACCAATTATTTTAGATCCATCTGCAATGGTTTTCCACTATGGTCAAGAAATGTTTGAAGGCTTAAAGGCATATAAAACTGAAGATGGTAAGGTTTTACTTTTTAGACCGGAAAAAAATATTGAAAGAACAAATATTACGAATGATAGACTTTGCATTCCTAAGGTAAATGAAGAAGATATTCTTCAAGCAATAAAAGCAATAGTTGCGATAGATCAAGATTGGATTCCTGAAGCAGCTGGTACTTCTTTATATATTAGACCTTTTATTATTGCAACTGATCCATACTTAGGTGTAAGACCTTCAAACACATACAAATTTCTTATCATCGTTGGACCTGTAGGCGCATATTATAAAGAAGGAATCAATCCAGTGAAAATATGGGTTGAAAATGAATATGTACGTGCTGTAAAAGGTGGTACTGGATATGCCAAAACGGGTGGAAATTATGCGGCTAGCTTAAAGGCTCAAGTGAAAGCAAAGGAAAATGGTTATACACAAGTATTGTGGTTAGACGGAATCGAAAGAAAATATATTGAAGAAGTTGGAACCATGAATGTGTTCTTTAAGATAAATGGTGAAGTCATTACTCCTTCGCTAGAAGGTAGTATTTTACCTGGGATTACTAGAAACTCTGTAATTGAATTATTAAGATCATGGAATATAACCGTTATCGAAAGAAAGATATCAATTGATGAAGTATATGAGGCTGCAAATGTAGGAACCTTAGAAGAGGTATTTGGAACAGGTACGGCAGCAGTCATTTCGCCAGTTGGTGAATTGAATTGGGATGGAAAAATATTTAAAGTAAATGAAGCAAAAATAGGAGATTTATCTCAAAAGGTATATGATTATATAACGGGAATTCAAACAGGAAAGTTAGAAGATACCTTCAATTGGGTAGTTGAAGTGAAGTAG
- a CDS encoding AMMECR1 domain-containing protein: MKKYGVFFMPHPPILIHAIGNGKEQESRSTLEGMSNLAKAIQLEKPDTIIFISPHGNSFSNGTCILYSDELYGDFSDFGNRETMFHKSVNKDLAMNIFNRLEDAFITVVLMDQKTAKQYGVKVQLDHGVMVPMHFIDEHYSQYKVVHITPGFTDLEENYRIGKLIDEAISNSEEKILIVCSGDLSHALSDEGPYQYHPEGKTFDEVVRHSIENGDPLSLLSLSNHIIEEAAQCGLRSFLMGFGAMDGVHFESKVLSYEGPFGVGYLTGMLMKSEQTKESFIQVMKEQKQSQYTERTNNEDQYITLARKTIEEYVRTGKRLNLEYVKEHFTEEFFNNGISKRSGVFVSIHKGGKLRGCIGTISAVADHLIDEIIYNSISASSNDTRFDAISKEELMDLEIKVDILFEQEAIHSKKELDVKKYGVIVEKGAKRGLLLPNLEGIDDVEQQVSIAMQKAGIDHEEGMKLYRFEVERHEI; this comes from the coding sequence ATGAAAAAATATGGAGTCTTTTTTATGCCACATCCACCTATTCTTATTCATGCTATAGGAAATGGAAAAGAACAAGAATCAAGAAGCACACTAGAAGGTATGAGTAATTTAGCTAAAGCAATACAACTTGAAAAACCTGATACAATCATCTTCATTTCACCACATGGAAACAGTTTCAGTAACGGGACCTGTATACTTTACAGTGATGAATTGTATGGTGATTTCAGTGATTTTGGAAATCGAGAAACGATGTTTCATAAAAGTGTGAACAAAGACCTGGCTATGAATATATTTAATCGACTTGAGGATGCGTTTATAACTGTGGTGCTTATGGATCAAAAAACTGCGAAACAATATGGAGTTAAAGTTCAATTAGATCATGGAGTGATGGTACCAATGCATTTTATTGATGAACACTATAGTCAGTATAAGGTTGTTCATATCACACCTGGATTTACGGACTTAGAAGAGAATTATAGGATTGGAAAGCTTATTGATGAGGCTATAAGTAATTCAGAAGAAAAAATTCTTATTGTGTGTAGTGGTGACTTATCTCATGCACTTAGTGATGAAGGACCATATCAGTATCATCCTGAAGGTAAGACCTTTGATGAAGTGGTTAGACATAGTATAGAAAATGGTGATCCATTATCCTTATTATCTCTTAGTAACCATATCATTGAAGAGGCTGCACAATGTGGTTTAAGATCTTTTTTGATGGGCTTTGGCGCAATGGATGGAGTTCATTTTGAATCAAAGGTTTTGAGCTACGAGGGTCCCTTTGGTGTTGGATATTTAACCGGAATGCTAATGAAATCTGAACAGACAAAGGAATCTTTCATTCAAGTTATGAAAGAACAGAAACAATCTCAATATACTGAAAGAACTAATAATGAAGATCAGTATATTACGTTGGCTAGAAAAACAATTGAAGAATATGTTAGAACAGGTAAGCGGTTAAATTTAGAGTATGTGAAAGAGCATTTTACAGAAGAGTTTTTCAATAATGGTATTTCAAAACGATCGGGAGTTTTTGTATCCATTCATAAAGGTGGAAAGCTTAGAGGCTGTATTGGAACAATCTCTGCAGTAGCAGATCATCTTATTGATGAAATCATCTATAATAGTATCAGTGCGTCTAGTAATGATACAAGATTTGATGCCATATCTAAAGAAGAGCTCATGGATTTAGAAATAAAGGTTGATATTCTTTTTGAACAGGAAGCAATTCACTCTAAGAAAGAATTAGATGTGAAAAAGTACGGTGTGATTGTTGAAAAAGGAGCTAAAAGAGGCTTGTTGTTACCTAATTTGGAAGGGATCGATGACGTAGAGCAACAAGTGAGCATTGCTATGCAAAAAGCGGGAATAGATCATGAAGAAGGTATGAAGCTTTATAGGTTTGAGGTAGAAAGACATGAAATCTAA